A DNA window from Natronosalvus rutilus contains the following coding sequences:
- a CDS encoding MFS transporter — translation MCADRYGPRQTTLAGGLIMSLGAIGFGLADTYAVAFAARLAVGLGGGLLYVPILRYAADWFRADEFATVTGLTVATSALGGMLATAPLAVAIEAAGWRLSVIGLGVIGVLFALLAYRIVDDTPARAGFPDVESDPSDESRQSISDLFSTLRLVLFDRLTWTIGMIVFCGLGIHYTVVGLWAIPYLVDVYHLPVQRASTLLLVANVGLLLGSVGIGRLLDHIGRRVDLVLVTGILFASAFALLGVLGTPPLTVVGVVLFTEMLLVGGFSLSYTIVKERHAGDVSGTAIGLVNALGYAGSTVFPILFGWVLDAYWTGELVAGSRTYTVLGYRVAFFVAALVGVIAVGLTLTVRHTIRRG, via the coding sequence GTGTGTGCGGACCGGTATGGTCCCCGGCAGACGACCCTTGCCGGGGGACTCATCATGAGTTTGGGAGCAATCGGATTCGGGTTGGCCGATACCTACGCGGTGGCGTTCGCCGCTCGCCTTGCCGTTGGGCTCGGCGGCGGGTTGCTTTACGTCCCGATTCTTCGGTACGCCGCGGACTGGTTTCGGGCTGACGAGTTTGCGACCGTTACAGGACTCACTGTCGCGACGTCCGCGCTGGGCGGGATGCTAGCGACGGCACCGCTTGCGGTGGCAATCGAGGCGGCTGGCTGGCGCCTCTCAGTGATTGGTCTCGGGGTCATCGGCGTGCTGTTCGCTCTCCTCGCGTACCGTATCGTGGATGACACGCCAGCCCGTGCAGGGTTTCCGGACGTCGAGTCCGACCCGAGCGACGAATCGCGCCAGTCGATATCGGATCTGTTCTCGACACTCCGTCTCGTCCTATTTGACCGTCTCACGTGGACCATTGGCATGATCGTGTTCTGCGGGCTCGGTATCCACTATACGGTCGTCGGACTTTGGGCGATTCCGTATTTAGTCGACGTTTATCACCTCCCGGTGCAACGAGCATCGACGCTCCTGTTGGTCGCAAACGTCGGGCTGTTACTCGGCTCTGTTGGGATCGGCCGTCTCTTGGACCACATCGGTCGCCGGGTAGACCTCGTTCTCGTAACCGGGATATTGTTCGCCTCCGCGTTCGCCCTCCTTGGTGTTCTCGGAACGCCGCCCCTCACAGTCGTAGGTGTGGTGCTGTTCACCGAGATGCTGCTCGTAGGCGGGTTCTCGCTTTCGTACACCATCGTGAAAGAGCGTCACGCCGGCGACGTGAGCGGAACCGCGATCGGTTTGGTGAACGCGCTCGGGTACGCTGGCAGTACGGTGTTTCCGATCCTCTTTGGATGGGTGCTCGACGCATATTGGACCGGTGAGTTGGTGGCGGGATCGAGGACATATACCGTGCTCGGATACCGCGTCGCGTTTTTCGTCGCTGCCCTGGTCGGAGTCATCGCCGTGGGGCTGACCCTCACGGTTCGACACACGATTCGGCGGGGGTAA
- a CDS encoding branched-chain amino acid ABC transporter permease codes for MVETLLLLQQIINGLLFGGQLALVAIGLTLIWGVTRILNFAHGAMFMLGGYAGFFAYEFTGSLLVAIPVAALALFVIGVGTEVLVVRQLRDRDNTEIAAIIGTFAIAVIAENLMRYLYQTDRRSIPTLTTGIWQFDQIILIKEQVLMFTLALVSLGVLFAVIRYTKLGMAMRAVAQDTDTARLMGIRSDRIYALTFGVSAALAGLAGVLLSNTYSIYPGVGWRPFLFAFIVVIIGGLGSVRGTLLAALFIGVFRSLSLTFISSQQAEMLLFLVMIAILIVRPTGIGGVIDS; via the coding sequence ATGGTAGAAACACTGCTGTTACTCCAGCAGATAATCAATGGTCTCCTGTTCGGTGGCCAGCTCGCGCTAGTCGCCATCGGACTCACCCTCATTTGGGGGGTGACCCGGATACTGAACTTCGCACACGGGGCAATGTTCATGCTCGGGGGGTACGCTGGTTTCTTCGCGTACGAGTTCACTGGTAGTCTGCTCGTGGCCATCCCGGTTGCAGCGCTCGCCCTGTTCGTTATTGGGGTCGGAACGGAAGTTCTTGTCGTCCGTCAACTCCGTGACCGAGACAACACCGAGATTGCGGCCATTATCGGCACGTTCGCGATAGCGGTCATCGCCGAGAATCTCATGCGGTATCTTTACCAGACCGATCGTCGTTCGATTCCGACGCTGACGACCGGTATCTGGCAATTTGATCAGATCATCCTCATCAAAGAACAGGTGTTGATGTTCACGCTCGCACTCGTCTCTCTCGGAGTCCTGTTCGCCGTTATCCGGTACACCAAACTCGGCATGGCGATGCGTGCGGTCGCTCAAGACACAGATACGGCCCGCCTCATGGGTATTCGATCAGACCGCATCTACGCACTCACGTTCGGTGTGAGTGCGGCACTCGCTGGCCTCGCCGGAGTGCTCTTGTCCAACACGTACAGCATCTACCCGGGGGTCGGTTGGAGACCGTTCCTCTTCGCGTTCATCGTCGTGATCATCGGGGGTCTCGGGAGTGTCCGAGGCACGCTTCTGGCAGCCCTCTTCATCGGCGTCTTTCGCAGTCTCAGTCTCACGTTCATCTCGTCGCAACAAGCAGAGATGCTCCTGTTCCTCGTTATGATAGCAATCCTTATCGTCCGTCCCACTGGTATCGGAGGTGTCATCGATTCGTGA
- a CDS encoding branched-chain amino acid ABC transporter permease has protein sequence MSTVDDIKLALRRSRKQAEEDLFTPRGILLFLGVVATLLVPLFAGPYLQGVVLQMYIFFLAVASWNFIAGYFGMFSFTHAALFGIGGYATAVSALELGVNPIVAIVIGGVAGGLFSLPITIPALRLGGSYLAMVTLAYAEIIHLAAISFRDITGGPTGLTGFTAMFGGSRFQFFYFTVAVVGLFLAVQYVLTVSRFGLIARAIRESEDAAQMLGNNTYRHKLAGFFVGSALAGVAGGLQVYNVLIISPQMLQINQMIRFMAMTVIGGIGIFSGPIVGVVAVLGLSELLRGFTSIRLLIWGFLLLIIILFAPNGIMGSSVQSDLLKEQANTVRNALRGDSK, from the coding sequence GTGAGCACCGTTGACGACATCAAACTCGCGCTCCGGCGTAGTCGAAAACAGGCCGAGGAAGACCTCTTCACCCCCCGTGGAATCCTCTTATTTCTCGGCGTCGTTGCAACACTCCTCGTGCCACTCTTCGCCGGACCCTATCTCCAAGGCGTCGTCCTCCAGATGTACATCTTCTTCCTCGCAGTGGCTAGCTGGAACTTCATCGCGGGCTACTTCGGGATGTTCAGCTTTACCCACGCCGCACTCTTCGGCATCGGCGGATACGCTACCGCCGTCTCCGCTCTCGAACTGGGCGTCAATCCGATCGTCGCGATCGTGATCGGTGGAGTCGCTGGCGGCTTGTTCAGCCTCCCTATCACCATACCGGCGCTCCGTCTCGGCGGGTCGTATCTCGCGATGGTCACGCTGGCGTACGCCGAGATTATTCATCTCGCAGCCATCTCCTTCCGCGACATCACCGGAGGCCCGACTGGCCTTACAGGTTTTACTGCGATGTTCGGCGGTAGCCGGTTCCAGTTTTTCTACTTCACCGTCGCCGTAGTTGGCCTGTTCCTTGCCGTTCAGTACGTGCTAACCGTGTCTCGGTTCGGGCTTATCGCACGCGCGATTCGTGAGTCAGAAGACGCGGCCCAGATGCTCGGCAATAACACTTACCGGCACAAGCTAGCCGGGTTCTTCGTCGGGTCGGCACTCGCAGGCGTTGCTGGCGGCCTCCAAGTCTACAACGTCTTGATTATCTCACCGCAGATGCTCCAGATCAACCAGATGATCCGGTTCATGGCGATGACCGTGATCGGTGGAATCGGTATCTTTAGCGGCCCGATCGTCGGTGTCGTAGCGGTGCTCGGCCTCTCGGAACTACTCCGCGGGTTCACCAGCATCCGTCTCCTGATCTGGGGATTCCTTCTGTTGATCATCATCCTATTCGCTCCGAACGGAATAATGGGCAGTAGCGTGCAGTCAGACCTGCTCAAAGAACAGGCCAACACCGTCCGTAATGCGCTCCGAGGAGATTCCAAATGA
- a CDS encoding LLM class flavin-dependent oxidoreductase — translation MSLQPSRIIVHFDIGLFTCQVPPGSDQTPSQRYRELLDLAPLAEDVGFEKAWVSEHHFVEDGYLPGVFPFCAALATRTSTMRIGTGIALAPFYEPLRFAEDSAVIDLLSNGRFEPGLAIGWTDPEFEAFGVPKRLRVPYTEELIDVLRQAWSDEPISYDGEIHQYDGVDVRPKPVQEHVPIWIAGTVDAAVKRAATIGNGYFATPTSLDELSRRQSLYQEEADSSEETGFAEWRYTYVTEEPEPWEQAKQHAWYIKRQYIEWATGTPQPAELPPEQEGDLREECLVGSPEEVLDQVRERRDRLGDDYRLVARLTLPGLSGQRLRRSVELFGEEVIDKVV, via the coding sequence ATGTCACTCCAGCCCAGTCGTATCATAGTGCATTTCGATATCGGGCTGTTCACCTGTCAGGTACCACCGGGAAGCGATCAAACGCCGAGTCAGCGGTATAGAGAACTCCTAGACCTCGCTCCTCTCGCCGAGGACGTGGGGTTCGAAAAGGCGTGGGTGAGCGAACATCACTTCGTCGAAGACGGATACCTACCGGGGGTCTTCCCCTTTTGTGCGGCCTTAGCGACTCGGACCAGTACTATGCGTATCGGAACCGGAATCGCGCTAGCGCCGTTCTACGAGCCACTCCGATTCGCTGAAGACTCCGCCGTAATCGATCTCCTCTCGAACGGTCGATTCGAGCCTGGTCTCGCAATCGGCTGGACGGATCCGGAGTTCGAGGCGTTCGGCGTTCCCAAGCGATTACGGGTGCCATATACGGAGGAACTTATTGACGTCCTACGGCAGGCTTGGAGCGACGAGCCGATCTCGTACGACGGGGAGATTCACCAGTACGACGGAGTAGACGTCCGTCCGAAGCCGGTCCAAGAACACGTTCCGATCTGGATCGCCGGCACAGTCGATGCTGCGGTGAAACGAGCGGCGACGATAGGAAACGGGTACTTTGCGACCCCAACGTCCTTGGACGAACTAAGCCGCCGACAATCGCTTTATCAGGAAGAAGCCGATAGTTCCGAGGAGACCGGATTCGCGGAGTGGCGGTACACGTATGTCACAGAAGAACCCGAACCGTGGGAGCAGGCGAAGCAGCACGCGTGGTACATCAAACGCCAGTACATCGAGTGGGCGACTGGAACTCCACAACCGGCCGAATTACCTCCGGAACAGGAAGGAGACCTGCGTGAAGAGTGTCTCGTGGGATCCCCCGAGGAAGTCCTCGATCAAGTTAGAGAGCGCCGTGACCGCCTTGGAGACGACTATCGCCTCGTCGCGCGGTTGACGCTCCCGGGGCTGTCCGGACAACGGCTTCGTCGGTCGGTCGAGTTGTTCGGCGAGGAAGTCATCGACAAGGTAGTATAA
- a CDS encoding CynX/NimT family MFS transporter has product MNRHHRWVVTFFGWGLYFSFTFAWYTLAALLPRVLEEVTMTSLATGILLGAVSAVMALTWMVMGPLVDRVGPGPAMGVGVAVLGFAAAFRGVASGFPLLFASMIVIALGGSTVTYGLPRALSSYFPADEVGTPIGIVTVGAQFGSLAAFGVMPQVSSFVGGWQPAFALSGIPAMVFAAGWLVFYERDSTAEKSSPPSVATVRRLFFQPGILALVAAGFMYLFATHSTLGWLATLLSTRGFSAKTASQLVAVLIAGQILGTLVVPALSDRVGHRAAFIGATGVSFTFGMVSFAVFSTRLLPLVGVGIVSGLALGGISPLLRVLPMELVSQDTLSTVISMIFGVGAIGGFLGPVLVGATLESTTLFAGFGILALPGVAFMIISVAFARLE; this is encoded by the coding sequence ATGAACCGTCACCACCGCTGGGTCGTGACGTTCTTCGGATGGGGATTGTATTTCTCCTTTACTTTCGCGTGGTACACTCTGGCCGCACTCCTCCCCCGCGTTCTCGAGGAGGTGACGATGACCTCACTGGCGACGGGCATTCTCTTGGGCGCGGTTTCGGCGGTCATGGCGCTGACTTGGATGGTAATGGGACCACTCGTCGATCGGGTTGGCCCCGGTCCTGCAATGGGGGTCGGTGTTGCCGTCCTCGGATTTGCGGCCGCATTTCGCGGGGTCGCCAGCGGATTTCCACTGCTTTTCGCATCGATGATAGTCATCGCGCTGGGTGGGTCCACAGTCACCTACGGGCTTCCTCGGGCGTTGTCATCGTATTTCCCGGCAGACGAGGTGGGCACACCGATCGGAATCGTGACTGTCGGCGCGCAGTTCGGTAGTCTGGCCGCATTCGGCGTTATGCCACAAGTGTCCTCTTTCGTCGGGGGGTGGCAGCCCGCATTCGCGCTATCAGGCATCCCTGCAATGGTCTTTGCGGCTGGTTGGCTCGTGTTCTACGAACGCGATTCAACGGCCGAGAAATCCAGTCCTCCTTCGGTAGCCACCGTCCGCCGGCTCTTCTTCCAACCGGGTATCCTCGCACTCGTCGCCGCCGGCTTCATGTATCTGTTTGCGACTCACAGCACCCTCGGATGGCTCGCCACCTTGCTCTCGACGCGTGGCTTCTCAGCGAAGACGGCTTCCCAACTCGTCGCGGTTCTCATAGCGGGCCAGATCCTCGGGACACTCGTCGTCCCGGCGTTGTCCGATCGTGTCGGCCACCGGGCGGCGTTCATCGGTGCGACCGGCGTCAGTTTCACGTTCGGGATGGTTAGCTTCGCAGTGTTCTCCACGCGGCTCCTCCCGCTCGTCGGCGTCGGAATCGTTTCAGGACTTGCACTCGGGGGAATCTCCCCGCTTCTCCGAGTTCTTCCGATGGAACTCGTGTCTCAAGACACGTTGAGTACTGTCATCAGTATGATTTTTGGCGTGGGTGCTATCGGTGGGTTCCTCGGCCCTGTTCTAGTCGGTGCAACCCTCGAGTCGACCACACTGTTCGCTGGGTTCGGAATCCTCGCGCTCCCGGGAGTCGCCTTCATGATCATCAGCGTGGCATTTGCGAGGTTGGAGTAG
- a CDS encoding GNAT family N-acetyltransferase, with protein MDDVDIRELTTVSEFRDAYPVLSQLRDHLSVEGYLDRLETMREEGYRLFALYEDSQIVAVVGGTRNHNFYSGPHLFVYDLVTDENRRSEGFGGELLKFVDEWAREESCDHVALESGLWRDRAHEFYEDHGYEKFCYSFRKELD; from the coding sequence ATGGACGATGTCGATATTCGAGAACTGACGACGGTATCCGAGTTTCGCGACGCGTACCCGGTACTGTCTCAGCTTCGTGATCACCTCTCAGTCGAGGGGTATCTCGACCGACTCGAGACGATGCGTGAAGAGGGATACCGACTCTTCGCTCTGTACGAGGACTCTCAGATCGTCGCGGTTGTCGGCGGCACACGCAACCACAACTTCTACTCTGGCCCCCATCTCTTCGTGTACGATCTGGTAACCGACGAGAACCGCCGAAGCGAGGGGTTCGGAGGTGAACTCCTCAAGTTTGTAGACGAGTGGGCGCGGGAGGAATCGTGTGACCACGTCGCGCTCGAATCGGGACTCTGGCGGGACCGTGCACACGAGTTCTACGAAGATCACGGCTACGAAAAGTTCTGTTACAGTTTTCGAAAGGAGCTCGATTGA
- a CDS encoding nitrilase-related carbon-nitrogen hydrolase produces MSQTTFDVALCQYAFGSVKTIDAFWERITGLFERCGPADMYILPELIGYDVAMSNSREEYQLRSSEIEEFHDKLAGEASDRDAIIVGGSYRVSDEGELYNRAPIALPDGSLRTYTKQRPVPAEREDGVASGSHGGPIFEHNGVSAGVLICYDAEFPDVVRDVVERGAEVIALPSLTGSVAGYQRVSRCSAARAVENQAYVLQVPLVGTHPHGQKCGTGRASCFAPCDDIAGPDGTRLTLPADEHAVGVQRLDVDLIRKSRSSASVRPFSDRLVFE; encoded by the coding sequence ATGAGCCAAACCACGTTCGACGTTGCACTGTGTCAGTATGCGTTCGGCAGTGTGAAAACGATCGACGCGTTCTGGGAGCGAATAACCGGTCTGTTCGAGCGTTGCGGCCCCGCTGACATGTATATTCTCCCGGAGTTGATCGGTTACGACGTCGCCATGTCGAACAGTCGCGAAGAGTACCAGCTGAGGAGTTCCGAGATAGAGGAGTTCCATGATAAACTCGCAGGCGAGGCAAGTGACCGAGACGCGATTATCGTCGGAGGATCGTATCGGGTGTCCGATGAGGGTGAACTGTACAACCGTGCACCGATAGCGTTGCCCGATGGATCGCTCAGGACGTACACGAAACAGCGACCGGTACCGGCCGAGCGAGAGGATGGGGTCGCATCCGGGTCACACGGAGGGCCTATTTTCGAGCACAACGGCGTCTCTGCCGGCGTACTCATCTGCTACGACGCGGAGTTCCCAGATGTGGTCCGAGACGTAGTCGAACGCGGTGCCGAAGTTATCGCGCTGCCGTCCCTAACCGGAAGCGTGGCAGGCTATCAGCGTGTTTCCCGGTGTTCAGCGGCCCGTGCGGTCGAGAATCAAGCCTACGTCCTCCAAGTTCCGTTGGTGGGGACTCATCCTCACGGTCAGAAGTGTGGGACGGGGCGTGCTTCTTGTTTCGCACCATGTGACGATATCGCCGGTCCAGACGGGACGCGGCTAACGCTGCCAGCAGACGAACACGCAGTCGGTGTACAGCGCCTCGACGTGGATTTGATCCGTAAGTCACGGAGTTCCGCATCGGTGCGACCGTTCAGTGACCGACTCGTTTTCGAATAA